The Thalassotalea psychrophila genome window below encodes:
- a CDS encoding helix-turn-helix domain-containing protein — protein MNNVTSAKNVEVSRQTIENLLNRKPIASYKQGEKVSFRLERYVCSEITGTVPPLKSILIGVQFSGARIKTSGIQGNTDHSSSSVVTIFPADQKTRFDMLGEVDFALMIIDPKQNQLTEKLYRMAKSLVSVVMVGDPVLDALIRQLLQISSEQNSDDINYIDALTETVLLHSERVLSKQHTTAFASNSLQLFRIRSTIEYIQLNLGKNLSVHHLADVLSVSESYFRRIFTAVTGQSVHQFILQTRLNRTRELLIHSSLSICQIAESLGFSSQSHLTTQFAKFYQMTPAQLRKKMRL, from the coding sequence ATGAACAATGTGACTAGTGCCAAAAACGTTGAAGTCAGCCGACAAACTATCGAAAATTTACTTAACCGCAAACCTATCGCCAGTTATAAACAGGGTGAGAAAGTTAGTTTTCGTTTGGAGCGCTATGTGTGCTCGGAAATAACCGGTACAGTGCCACCGTTGAAATCGATTCTAATTGGCGTGCAATTTTCTGGGGCTCGCATTAAAACCTCGGGCATACAGGGAAATACAGACCATTCATCATCAAGTGTGGTAACAATTTTTCCCGCAGATCAAAAAACTCGCTTTGATATGCTAGGTGAAGTGGACTTTGCGTTAATGATCATTGACCCTAAACAAAACCAATTAACCGAAAAATTATATCGCATGGCAAAGTCATTGGTATCAGTGGTTATGGTTGGCGATCCTGTACTCGATGCTCTAATTCGGCAGTTGTTGCAAATATCCAGTGAGCAAAATAGTGATGATATTAATTATATTGACGCGTTAACAGAAACGGTTTTATTGCATAGTGAACGAGTGTTATCAAAACAACATACCACAGCGTTTGCATCTAACTCATTACAATTGTTTCGAATTCGCAGCACTATAGAGTATATTCAACTGAACTTAGGTAAGAATTTATCGGTCCATCATTTAGCCGATGTGCTATCAGTGAGCGAGTCTTATTTTAGACGAATTTTTACTGCCGTTACGGGTCAGTCTGTACATCAGTTTATTTTACAAACCAGGCTCAACAGAACCAGAGAACTATTGATCCACTCCAGCCTGTCGATTTGTCAAATAGCCGAATCATTGGGGTTTAGTAGTCAAAGTCATTTAACCACACAATTTGCTAAATTCTACCAAATGACACCGGCAC
- a CDS encoding FAD-binding oxidoreductase, whose translation MTLHNVKLVFSDNEEVELELSSEENLLDKAEQQGIYLANDCREGVCGVCSGKCKTGNYTLTDDTALSEHEKDKGMVLPCTMQVQSDTELHFDYPKSQCKPSSNTIISATISNIETIAENTASITVTASEQTQQLNYYPGQFTSINIPETDDWRAYSFANTSNKVNEWQFIIRLLEDGKMSNYLRDQAKVGDNIDIKSPNGHFYLRDITRPTLFFAGGTGISAIIVMLKSIAENLSSYSSIPPLVLYYGVNNATEFCCADELKQLEKTLPQLIVKRIAMTVEKNNVEDFAIETGLITQLLSEQSVFNGNADCYMCGPPPMLAAIEQWFEQAPMSGYKFYSEKFVASKGQGSTIQSTEMSVSCVADLSKPYKRAVVVGGSISGIINARVLSDYFQEVIIVERDDPHHIDQVKKSTPQAHHAHHLLQKGQRELAKLFPELLENLVAAGTQAYDSSKDYRIFQNGNWKHVFNSDITIMAGPRRIFETVLRRQLYHYANIGYRYNANVDKLLLNDDSSVIEGVGLSNGEKINADFIVDASGKNSSFPKMLNQHGYPLPKETSQELNIYYSTYIFELTAQQVPEWGMMLLYGTRPIDKDFGYAALYGKNKQSLLVTLCSYGCEKPIRNHDEFISHAKSIVRKEIFEMIKNLTPVTELRTFKYPKMFRRHFEQQSKLPQGFIASGDALGSADPISGAGMTKAVLEAQALNNILAKNPKHLTKVPNQFYQQAAKLFDYIWFVISEQNFRFPWVKGKRPFYQKIMKWYVDQVLDLAHYDEQAFRSYLMVMHLNDHVLSLMKPKMLLKVCNKVLFKRNKTEQINTIVSNKIN comes from the coding sequence ATGACATTACATAACGTTAAATTAGTCTTTAGTGACAATGAAGAAGTCGAACTAGAACTATCGAGTGAAGAAAATTTATTGGACAAAGCCGAGCAGCAGGGTATATATCTGGCCAATGATTGTCGTGAAGGGGTTTGTGGTGTTTGCAGTGGTAAATGCAAAACGGGTAACTATACCTTAACCGACGATACCGCATTAAGTGAACATGAAAAAGACAAAGGTATGGTTTTACCTTGTACCATGCAAGTACAAAGTGATACTGAGTTGCATTTTGATTATCCCAAAAGCCAGTGTAAGCCAAGTTCAAATACCATAATTTCAGCCACGATCAGTAATATTGAAACCATTGCAGAAAATACGGCAAGTATCACGGTTACAGCAAGTGAACAAACACAGCAGTTAAATTACTATCCTGGGCAATTTACTTCAATAAATATCCCTGAAACAGATGACTGGCGTGCCTATTCATTTGCTAACACTAGTAACAAGGTCAATGAGTGGCAGTTTATCATCAGACTGCTTGAAGACGGTAAAATGAGTAATTACCTGCGCGATCAGGCGAAAGTAGGCGATAACATTGATATAAAGTCTCCAAATGGTCATTTCTACCTTAGAGATATTACTCGTCCAACACTATTTTTTGCTGGTGGCACTGGCATATCGGCAATTATTGTGATGTTAAAATCGATAGCTGAAAACCTATCTAGTTACTCAAGCATTCCGCCCTTAGTTTTGTATTACGGGGTTAACAATGCAACCGAATTTTGCTGTGCAGATGAGCTTAAACAGCTAGAAAAAACACTGCCACAACTTATCGTAAAACGAATTGCGATGACAGTTGAAAAAAATAATGTAGAAGATTTCGCTATAGAAACTGGCTTAATTACGCAGTTATTGTCAGAGCAAAGTGTATTTAACGGTAATGCCGATTGCTATATGTGTGGTCCGCCGCCGATGCTTGCAGCCATTGAGCAATGGTTTGAGCAAGCACCAATGTCGGGATATAAATTCTATAGTGAAAAGTTTGTTGCCAGTAAAGGGCAAGGTAGCACAATTCAAAGTACTGAAATGTCGGTTTCTTGCGTAGCCGATTTAAGTAAACCCTATAAACGCGCGGTTGTGGTTGGTGGCAGTATTAGCGGTATTATCAATGCAAGAGTGTTAAGCGATTATTTTCAAGAAGTCATTATTGTTGAACGCGATGATCCCCATCATATAGATCAAGTAAAAAAATCAACTCCGCAAGCACATCATGCTCATCACTTACTGCAAAAAGGCCAGCGCGAGCTTGCTAAACTATTTCCTGAACTTCTTGAGAACTTAGTCGCAGCAGGCACGCAAGCCTATGACTCTTCTAAAGATTATCGTATATTTCAAAATGGTAATTGGAAGCACGTGTTTAACTCTGACATAACCATTATGGCCGGCCCAAGAAGAATTTTTGAAACGGTATTAAGACGACAATTATACCATTATGCCAATATTGGTTATCGCTATAATGCCAATGTTGATAAATTGCTGCTCAATGATGACAGTAGCGTTATCGAAGGTGTAGGGCTGAGTAACGGCGAGAAAATTAATGCCGACTTTATCGTTGATGCGAGTGGCAAAAACAGCTCTTTTCCTAAAATGCTTAACCAGCATGGTTACCCTTTACCCAAAGAAACCAGCCAGGAGCTTAATATATATTACTCAACCTATATTTTTGAGCTAACTGCACAGCAGGTACCTGAATGGGGGATGATGTTACTTTATGGTACGCGTCCAATTGATAAAGATTTTGGTTATGCAGCACTATATGGCAAAAATAAGCAATCGTTGTTAGTTACCCTTTGCTCCTACGGCTGTGAAAAGCCGATACGAAATCACGATGAATTTATTAGCCATGCTAAATCGATTGTGCGCAAAGAAATTTTTGAGATGATCAAAAATTTAACTCCGGTTACCGAGTTGAGAACTTTTAAATATCCAAAAATGTTTCGTCGTCACTTTGAGCAGCAAAGCAAGTTACCACAGGGGTTTATTGCCAGTGGTGATGCATTAGGAAGCGCTGATCCTATATCTGGTGCAGGGATGACAAAAGCGGTATTAGAAGCACAAGCGCTAAATAACATTTTAGCTAAAAATCCAAAACACTTAACCAAGGTCCCGAATCAATTTTATCAACAGGCAGCGAAATTATTCGATTACATCTGGTTTGTTATTAGCGAGCAAAATTTCCGTTTCCCATGGGTAAAAGGCAAACGACCATTTTATCAAAAAATAATGAAATGGTACGTCGACCAAGTGCTGGATTTAGCCCATTATGATGAACAGGCGTTTAGAAGCTATTTGATGGTGATGCATTTGAATGATCATGTTTTATCATTAATGAAACCTAAAATGTTGCTCAAAGTGTGCAATAAGGTGTTATTTAAACGTAATAAAACAGAGCAGATAAACACTATAGTATCGAATAAGATCAATTAA
- a CDS encoding IS4 family transposase, with translation MKVIDILNNTLANVTKNMHSTRKKSLFSCIESALSGASSTVTSIGRGIRSNAYEKHNIKRADRLLSNKNLNSDSITIYKSIAKTLIAPGSRPIILVDWSDLDPYKCNFLIRATLAMNGRGLTVYEEVHCIKHKEKPQTHKRFLQSLAKVIDASCEPVIVTDAGFKVPWFKQVQAVGWDFVGRTRLPNTYSLDGLNWPSIKSLYEKATTQPKSFSGFITKSNPLAVNLSLYKENLKAEKT, from the coding sequence ATGAAAGTCATCGATATTTTGAACAATACCTTAGCCAATGTCACTAAAAATATGCATTCCACAAGAAAAAAGTCCCTCTTTTCTTGTATCGAGAGTGCTTTAAGTGGTGCTAGTTCAACGGTAACCAGTATTGGCCGGGGTATTCGCTCTAATGCCTATGAAAAACATAATATTAAAAGAGCTGACCGCTTACTATCTAATAAGAATCTCAATTCTGATTCTATAACCATCTATAAATCAATCGCTAAGACATTAATTGCTCCAGGTAGTAGACCAATTATTCTTGTCGATTGGTCTGATTTAGATCCTTATAAATGCAACTTTTTAATTCGAGCAACGCTCGCGATGAATGGTCGAGGGTTAACAGTTTATGAAGAGGTTCACTGTATAAAGCACAAAGAAAAGCCTCAAACACATAAACGATTTTTGCAATCATTAGCAAAGGTCATCGACGCGTCATGTGAGCCTGTTATCGTTACGGATGCTGGATTCAAAGTACCTTGGTTTAAGCAAGTACAGGCTGTTGGATGGGATTTTGTTGGTCGTACTCGCCTACCAAATACTTATTCTTTGGATGGCCTGAATTGGCCAAGCATTAAGTCGCTTTATGAGAAAGCCACAACGCAACCAAAGAGCTTTTCTGGTTTTATTACCAAAAGTAATCCATTAGCCGTAAATCTATCTCTGTATAAAGAAAACCTAAAGGCAGAAAAAACTTAA
- a CDS encoding SDR family NAD(P)-dependent oxidoreductase, with amino-acid sequence MLNKRFPEKRAFITGGASGLGLAYAKKLAANKWRIAIADINEQRLAAAKQELEELGGIIITMVVDVTSKEQQQGAADQLEQAWGGVDLVFNNAGIGSCGKLNEHDDEEWHRVINIDLWSVIHGCRIFAPLLKKNGGGHIINTASSAGTLCLAEMAGYNVAKSGVVALSETLNVELSTDNIGVTVVCPTVLKTNISESLKGETAFEKNIAQQINESKFTPEMVADKTFEGILKNKLYVMPQADARWVWAIKRWMPEKFTKLMTYLYKNRKWIYSHL; translated from the coding sequence ATGTTAAACAAACGTTTCCCAGAAAAACGCGCCTTTATTACCGGTGGCGCCAGTGGTTTAGGTTTAGCCTATGCAAAAAAATTAGCCGCCAATAAATGGCGAATTGCAATTGCCGATATTAATGAACAAAGACTAGCTGCTGCGAAGCAAGAGCTTGAAGAGCTAGGTGGCATTATTATCACTATGGTGGTTGATGTAACGAGCAAAGAGCAACAACAAGGTGCTGCAGATCAACTCGAACAAGCCTGGGGCGGTGTAGATTTAGTGTTTAATAATGCTGGCATTGGCAGTTGCGGTAAATTAAACGAGCATGATGATGAAGAATGGCACCGAGTAATAAATATCGACTTATGGAGTGTGATTCACGGCTGTCGTATTTTTGCTCCGTTACTTAAAAAGAATGGTGGTGGTCACATAATCAATACGGCATCAAGTGCTGGCACGTTATGCTTAGCCGAAATGGCTGGCTACAACGTAGCTAAATCTGGTGTAGTTGCCTTATCTGAAACGCTAAATGTTGAATTATCTACTGATAATATTGGTGTAACGGTTGTTTGCCCTACCGTGCTAAAAACTAATATCAGCGAATCGTTGAAGGGCGAAACCGCTTTTGAAAAAAATATTGCCCAGCAAATTAATGAGTCAAAATTTACTCCAGAAATGGTTGCAGATAAAACCTTTGAAGGGATATTGAAAAATAAATTGTATGTCATGCCGCAAGCTGATGCTCGCTGGGTGTGGGCGATTAAACGTTGGATGCCGGAAAAATTCACTAAGTTGATGACTTATTTGTACAAAAACCGTAAATGGATATACTCTCACCTATAA